DNA from bacterium:
GTTCCAGCGGAGCCTTTAATCCAATACCCCAAACGGCCAGCACAAACGAAAAAATTACAAGACAGATCAGTTCTGTGTAAACGAGATTTGGCCATACCAGGACCTTTTCATTGTCTTCTACTTCCTTGGGTGGCAACCCTTGAGCCATTCGATCATCGTTTGCCTTTCCTTTATACAACCCGTACCAGACAAAAAAGCCAACCAGAAAAAGCATTGCCACAATCGGAACGTTGTCCGGCTTGATGACGATTTCGCGGAAATTGGGATCGGTCATGCTGAGGACCATGAAGACTGCTCCCAAAGCAAAAAGAATTTTTGCCCACAGTGGAGTCCATATTTTTCGCGTGAAAAGGAGTCCGGTGAAAATGATCATGGATGCAGTGATCAAAATTTCAGGCTTGGTGATCCAGTTAATGACGGCCTTAAAGTACTCCATGGATCCTCCTTTACATAGGACCGGAAATTCCGCCGTCTTTTCGAACGCGCCAGAAGTGCACAGCCATCAAAATCGCAGCCACAACGGGAATTGCCACACAATGGAGCACATAGAAACGGAGTAAAGCGCCCGCGCCTACAAATCGTCCGGCCAACAAAGCAAAACGCGCGTCATCTCCCGCATGCACCAACGCAACATCGCCCAGCTTCAATAAACTTGCGCCCGGTCCTTCATGACCAAGAAACGGTGTCGCGCGCGCCATATTTGATCCAACCGTGATCGCCCAGATTGCGAGCTGATCCCACGGTAAGAGATAACCCGTGAAGCTCAGCAGCAAAGTGAGGACAAGCAAGATGACACCCACCACCCAGTTGAATTCGCGGGGTGGTTTATAACTGCCGGTCAAGAAAACCCGCAACATGTGAAGCCAAACAGAAATCACCATCGCGTGCGCTCCCCACCGGTGCAGCTCACGCATGATTCCCAGTGGAATCTGTTCCCCCAATTCCACGATATCCATATACGCATATTCCAGAGTGGGGCGGTAGTAAAACATCAAAAGCAAACCCGTAAAGGTTTCCACAAGAAAGAGGAAGAAAGTTAACCCGCCCATGCACCATGTGTAACCAAGCGCTATTCCTGATTTTCTGATGCGAACAGGATGAAGATGCAAAAATACATTATTCAAAACTGCGAGAGCTCTTCCGCGTGTATCTTTCGGCACTGCGTGGCGGAAAATAGATTTCCAAACTTGCGAGCGGATGATTTGGGACCAGATTCCTCTTTTCGGTGCAGCCATATTTACTCCCTAGCGCTCTTAAACACGAACGAACGACTCAGAATCATTCCATTCGCCTTTTTCTTGCTGAAACTTTTTACTCTTATCCACGATCAACTGGCCATCATCGGACAGGGTAATTCTCCATCGTTCCAGTGGACGGGGCGCAGGACCCTCAAAATTGATTCCGGTAGGATAGAAGCCGCTTCCGTGGCACGGACATTTGAATTTTCCCTCTGCTTCAAGCCAGTTGGGAGTGCAACCTAAGTGTGTGCATGTTGTGCTCAAAGCGTAAATGATTTCCGGAGTCCGCACGATCCAGGTACTCTGCTTTTCTTTCCATCGTTCATCCACTTTTCCTACAGCGTAATCTTCAGGAAAACCAGCCTTAAAGGTCGCGGGCGGTTCAAACAATACGTTGGGAAACATAAAGCGCATGGTCGCTGTGGCAGCAACTCCCATCGCGGCAGTAAACGCGCCCCACGCAATTGCCAACCAGGTGACAAAACTTCTTCGCGATACTTTCTCTTCTTTCTTGGCCGGAGCAGGTTTTACAGGGGGTTCCAATCCAGGTTTCGGACCTTCGGTCATTCTTCCTCTCTATTTATGAATAACGACTCGTGAATGAAAAATCAATCTTAGCGGAAAGGGTATTCTTGTCAAGCTGAGAAAGGGATGAAAAGTGTTCAAAGAGTTGCGGGCTTTTACTAAACACCTTCAACACTTTGAACCTCTTGAACAACTGGAACTCTTCTTGGCAGGATGCGTCTTATCCTTATGATATAATCGCGCAAGGTGAAAGCCTGCCCGGAAGCATGAGGAGGTAACGAAATGTTTCAGCGCGTAAGGCGGATGTTTGCTGCCATGTTCAACTGGATGATGGGTAAGACTGAATCCCAGATGACGATTCCCATGTTAGAGCAAACGGTTCGTGAAATGCTCGACAGTTTGAAGACGCTTCGAGAAGCGACAGCCATGACTCTCGGTTTTGAAGCGCGGGCGGAGCGTGA
Protein-coding regions in this window:
- a CDS encoding cytochrome b N-terminal domain-containing protein: MAAPKRGIWSQIIRSQVWKSIFRHAVPKDTRGRALAVLNNVFLHLHPVRIRKSGIALGYTWCMGGLTFFLFLVETFTGLLLMFYYRPTLEYAYMDIVELGEQIPLGIMRELHRWGAHAMVISVWLHMLRVFLTGSYKPPREFNWVVGVILLVLTLLLSFTGYLLPWDQLAIWAITVGSNMARATPFLGHEGPGASLLKLGDVALVHAGDDARFALLAGRFVGAGALLRFYVLHCVAIPVVAAILMAVHFWRVRKDGGISGPM
- a CDS encoding ubiquinol-cytochrome c reductase iron-sulfur subunit, which produces MTEGPKPGLEPPVKPAPAKKEEKVSRRSFVTWLAIAWGAFTAAMGVAATATMRFMFPNVLFEPPATFKAGFPEDYAVGKVDERWKEKQSTWIVRTPEIIYALSTTCTHLGCTPNWLEAEGKFKCPCHGSGFYPTGINFEGPAPRPLERWRITLSDDGQLIVDKSKKFQQEKGEWNDSESFVRV